The following proteins come from a genomic window of Solwaraspora sp. WMMA2065:
- a CDS encoding SigE family RNA polymerase sigma factor yields the protein MSAGVGHRQVHTGEGAQAWECSVYGAAEISLPGHVVGKPRPAVDQAVSASTAPDGSRAADRAPSGAVDAEFVAFASAAAPRLRRTAYLMCRDWHLAQDFTQTALAKMYTAWRRVSRFDNLEAYSRKVLLRVVLDHRRRLSARELPIAGPREDGDPARSARPELRVTMIDALGCLPPRDRAIVVLRYWEDQSVETVAETLGVSVSVVKTQSRRSLARLRELLGDSRADLLAEDS from the coding sequence ATGTCAGCAGGGGTCGGACACCGGCAGGTCCACACCGGGGAGGGTGCCCAGGCATGGGAGTGCAGTGTGTACGGCGCGGCTGAGATCAGCCTGCCCGGGCATGTGGTGGGCAAGCCGCGACCCGCCGTCGACCAGGCGGTCTCCGCGTCCACGGCCCCGGACGGGTCGAGGGCGGCGGACCGCGCCCCGTCCGGGGCCGTGGACGCGGAATTCGTCGCGTTCGCCTCGGCGGCTGCGCCACGGTTGCGCCGCACCGCCTACCTGATGTGCCGCGACTGGCATCTGGCCCAGGACTTCACCCAGACGGCACTGGCCAAGATGTACACCGCGTGGCGGCGGGTGTCCCGGTTCGACAACCTGGAGGCGTACAGCCGCAAGGTGCTGCTACGGGTGGTGCTCGACCACCGCCGCCGGCTCAGCGCGCGGGAGCTGCCGATCGCCGGCCCCCGCGAGGACGGTGATCCGGCCCGGTCCGCCCGGCCCGAGCTGCGGGTCACCATGATCGACGCGCTCGGCTGTCTGCCGCCCCGCGACCGGGCGATCGTGGTGCTGCGCTACTGGGAGGACCAGAGCGTCGAGACCGTTGCCGAGACGCTCGGCGTCTCGGTGTCGGTGGTCAAGACCCAGAGCCGGCGTTCCCTGGCCCGGCTGCGGGAACTGCTCGGCGACAGCCGCGCCGACCTGCTGGCCGAGGACTCCTGA